The genomic region GTGCTTCTTGGTGTGAGTTCCAGATCCCGATCCTCTGGTGGTTCATGGTGTTACCACTGACTCCCATGTCCCTCCTTGTCCCCCTAGTATGAAAATGAGATCTGCAGGATGCCAACTTTCCAGCCCGGCACAGGGGAGAAGCTGTTGGAGTCCCTGGTTCCAGCCTTTCTAACTAAACCCATCTCCTCCTATGCCACCTGCCTGGGTCCCTCCTGGGACTTTATCACCGTGCCACACTTTTTGGAACTACTGGTTAGAAGGTGAGTGTCCATCCTCTCCAAGGCACGGAGGTGCCTCTGTCCCCTACTGGCTGTGTCTTGAAGATGcacctcttggagcctcagttggCTCCTCTGGAACAGGGAGTAATGAGAAGATGAATCTCACAGGGTTCTTGTAGGGACTGAATGATCTAAGACACGGCAAACAGAAGGGTCCCTAGAGCCTAAAACTCTGGACAATCTGCTGTGGGTGCTGTGATTCATGTTTATTACTTTTCTCTTCCCCCTCACTGAGGCAGCTCTCAGCATTCTGCTGCAATGGCCCATATCTCTTGCTGTTTGGAAAGGCACGTAGAAAGCAAGTCCGTGATGGCATTGGTAAAGGATGTCTGAGATTCTTTCTGGCTGGACTTTCTCCTTGACACAGAAGAGGGGTCCCTTGGTGCTGAAAAAGGAGCCACAGGCCCACTCAGACATCTGGAGAGGCCCACTGGGTTCTCCAATGGTTGGGGTTCACTAAttccacacatacatacaaaacaaCTCATTTGTGCATCATTCTTCTTGTGGCTTGGCATAATTTCATAAACAAAGCAGATGACAATCCCTGGGCATCAATTCTACTCAGAGTCAGGTGCTCACAGTAGACAGAATAAACAAATCATATCTACAGAATGTTAGAGGGGAAACCCTCATGGCCTCCTCTACGTATGGTGGCATCCTCCCAGATTCTGACTAGAATGACGGAGCCCAGCAACAAGTATACACTGGGGGATTTAGGGTTCTGAAGGGCCTCTTCACCCACAAAACATGGGGGGAAATACATGGACTCTGGCTGGGGAGAGACTAAAGGAGCCCTGGGGTTCATATGTCTTAGAATTCCCATGACAAGGCTGACATCTGGGGACTTCCCCTTCAAGAGGGAAATACTGAGATCAGTAGGTCGCCTGCAAAGGAGAAGAGGCTGGGGTCACAGCTGGCCACTGAGAGACCCATCCCCAGCACTGTGGCTTCCCAGCTCTCCCTGTCCTCCTCCACCCAACACCTGCCCCTACCCTCCTAACCCCAGGACCAGGGGAACCAGAGCTGGACCTTTGATGAGCAAGCTGCTCATAAATCTGCCTGGAGCTGCAGTCTTGAGTGTCCAGGTGCACAGTGCTGTGCTCCAGGGCCATTGGGAAGAGAATGTCAGTGGGACGCTGGGGCGCAGAAGGGTCCGCACAGCCCTGCTACATGGCCAGGTCTGCCCCTTTCAGGACAGCACTGATGGCTTGTGGTATGGTGGGGCTGTCCTCTACACAGGCAGCAAGAGGCCAGGGACCCAGAACCACACAAGGGTGCCCTGGAGGGTTGTGTGGGAGAAGGCCAGGCCTCTGACTCAGCTGTCCACTCcatcaccagcaccaccacctccATTTTGTTCACCTGGCCCCCTGAAAACACTTCAGTTTGCTGCCAGGCCCTGCAACGGTCATCTTTCTGGATAAAGCTGGCCTTCAGGACCTTCACCTGGCCTGGACTGGGCTTGGAAGACCATCAGGAAATTGTTTTAGGCCAGTTGGTGCTTCCGGAGCCCAAGGAGGCCAAGCCAGAAGGTGAGGAGGCTTGCAGTCTGGAAGACTTTCTGGGGGTGGTGTTTTGGGGCTACAATTCCCTTAAATTCCATCCAGTCATTTCTGTACTTGGAAATTCCAGTGAAAAGTGACTGGAGTGGtgaccttttctctttttccagatcctgctcctcctcctgggcaACACCCATCAACAATACTGGCCCTGGAGCCAGCACCACCACTGCTGGCGGACCTGCGGCCTGCTCTGGAGCCAGAGTCACCTGTAGCCCTGGATGCACAAGGATATCTACATTCACCACCAACACCAGCACCAGCACGAGCACCAGCACCAGGGGAAGGGCCCCCTCCAGGAACAGTGCTGGAGCCACAGTCAGCCTCAGAGTCCCCCTGTCCCTCTCCCGGGACAGTCAAGAGTCAACTCAGTGAGGAGCTGCCGGACATCACGACCTTCCCTCCCAGGCTGCTGGCAGAGCAGCTGACCCTCATAGATGCGGTGAGCAGCTGGGCTTTGCAGGCTGTGCGTCTGGCACCAGCTTTCTCAGACCAGCCTCTCCCCGAGGAGCGGCCAATGCCCTGGGTCCATTTTCAGCCTCACTTCTTACCAACCATGGGATCTGGATGAGTTTCCTCACCCACAAGCCTTCCCTGTCTGCATGTGGACAGCAGAGATGGGAAATGACCCGTCCCAGCTGCACAGACTGACTGTACAGACTGAATGACAGGGGATGGACAGAAAGCAGGACAAGGCAGGTGACCACCAAGGGGCAGGCAGGGCCATGGGTCTCtcacccagctgctcaggagcctcACTACCCTCAGCACTTACTGGGTACCTGATGCATACTAGATTCTAAGGCAGACACCCAAACAGAGCCCAGTGTTGCAGCTGCCACAAGGAAACTGCACCAGTAGGGAGAGAAGGAGTAGAGGGCTGATTGGGATGGGAGGAAGACGAGGCCTCAGGATGGGGAGGCCTGAGCCACCTTCTAGTTCTTGGAGTGAGGATGGCCTGGGAGAAAACATCATTCTCACTTCCCACCCTTGTTGGGTTCTGGGCCATGATGCATTCAGGGCCCTCGgtggacagaaaaccaaacctaGGGACTCCCACAAGTCTGGAGCCCATTTTAAAGCTTTCTGAGCCCCAGCTGTGTTCCTGCCAGAGACTGTGGATGACTGTGAGCTCACTTCCTGCCTGGGACTGTGGGTGACTCTGAGCTGGGCTGTGCTGTGTCCATGACACTCTTCTACTTCCCCAAAGGATCTCTTCAAGAAGGTGGAGCTCTACGAATGCTTGGGCTCCATCTGGGGCCAACGACATCAGAAGGGGAGTGAGCATGTGGCACCCACAGTTTGTGCCACCATTGCACACTTCAACAGGCTCACCAACTGTGTCACCACCTCCTGCCTCGGGGACCACAGCATGAGGGCGCGGGACAGGGCCAGGGTGGTGGAGCACTGGATCAAGGTGGCCAGGGTAAGCCATGGTTGGGCCTTGGGATTCCCTCTCTAAAAATGGGGAACAGCCTCTTCTCCTCCATTGGCTTTCAGGATTAGCATCTGTATCTCTAGCCTGAGCCCTGCAATCCCCTAAGCCCTTCTTCCCTGAGCTTCCCTGACCTTGACCCCCATGGCCCAGTGGTGGCTGCTCACTTCTGACCTGGGATCTTCCTTGGGTTGAACTGAAATCCTCCTAGATGAGTGACATTTAGTCAACCCCAGGTGTACCCTCCTGAGGCTCCCTGGGCCTCTGCTTCATTCAGGAAGGGAGATCTCAGCAGAGGgggctgaggctgaagtgggtcTGACTTCAACTCTGGACCTCACAGctcactcttccctctccagGAGTGCCTACGCCTCAACAACTTCTCCTCGGTGCACGCCATCATCTCTGCTCTGCACAGCAACCCAATACATCGGCTACACAAGACGTGGGCAGGAGTGTCCAGGTGAGGAGCCCCTCCACGGGAGCACCAGAGTTGACTTAGGGACCCATAGGTCTCCCCATGTGCCCTCAACGACTCTGAAAGTTTCTTGGAGAACAGGGACGCTGAGGCAGGGATGGGCTGGTGGGTGTGGTCACTAAGCTGCCCTGGACTCCTAGGCAAGGATTTCTAACTCAGGAGTAAGGTTTTTTAACCATCAGGAACAGAATAGTGCCAATTGGAGGCTATCAGGTGTTTCTACCCAGCAGTGGAACTGTGTCCAGCTGGAAGCTAACTGTGAACACGCAGGGGCTCATGTGAAGTGGAGATGGGCCAGGGGAGGAGCATGACAGTCCCACCCTGGTCCTCTGGAGCCCTTGTCATCAGATGACCCCACTGGAAACTCTCATGCAGGAAGCTGAGATTCATTGAGTTTTCAAACAAGAGGGATTGGAACTCACAAATCTCCCCCGTGATTCCCaaatttaccctttttttttcctctgtcaatagcaaaagcacaaaatatctaaaagaacTCTGCAAAAAAGACACTGCAGTGAAGAGGGACCTGCTGATCAAGGTACAGTGGAGTCTGGGAGATGCGGGACAAGTGTTTAAGGGTCAGAGAAAAGAGTGAGTTTAGAAGGGCATTGGACCTGGTGTGCAGTGgttattttgtaatgttttgaCTTACCTACAAAAAGTGGACTTGAAAAATTCCCTCCATGCCTACTTTGGGCAAACAGGAGGAGAGGTGTGTGGGTCCATGGGCGCGTGGGGGCACGGGGGCAGGAGGCCCTGGAAATGGGATGTGCCAATGGCTGCTGGGCTTCTGAGTGGGGGTGATGAGCTGCAGCATTAGCAGGGCTCTGGCTCCCATGCTGGTCCATGCTGCTGGCATGGAGCTTCCTCCAGGCTGGCGGGTGGTCATTGCAGGTGggactttcttccttcctcaaacTGGGAGCAAATCCTCAGGAAGCCAggcctctgctgctgcttctgtctgCAGCGCACCTCCATGGGCAGGGACTGCAGTCCACACTGGGGGAAAGAGGGAACCACAACAGAGGAAGCTCATGTGCCAGGGAGTCCAGTAGACTGCCCAGCTATGGGTCCCAATGGGCAAACTCAGGACAGATGTATGTGCTTGCTGGGACTCCCCGCTATGCCCTTTGTAGACATCTGAAAATGGTCATGTCACAGGATTCTCACCAATTAGCAGTGACACATGCTCATGACAAGTATCTGGGGGATTCATGCATTCCTAGGGGATCCTCCCTGACCAAATCTCAGAAACCTCCATGCAAATGAGAAGGCAACATGTCACCCCACCCAGGATTCTGGAAAACCCTGCCATATCCGTCAGAGATGTCGCCTCAGGAGGCCACATCCTgagtggaggaagagagagttcTGTGCACGGAACTCCCCTGGGGGATCACTAGCGAGGCCAAACCATGGATTTGGCATGGCGCAAACCCAGTTTGTGTGGCAGAGACTCCAGTGGGGCTCAGATACGCAGGTGCCACTTAACCAGGTCTCCTAAAATGCCCTGTCCCTTTCCCATCACGACACTGCAAGGCTGGAGACCTAGACACTCAGAGACTCCAGAGAACAAGACCCTGATGGGTGGTGGTGCTGGGATGTGGGGTGAGGGCAGCCGAGACAGAGCCTCCAGGAGGGGGAGGAGGTGCCCTCTCTTTTGGGGCCCTGGGGAGTCACTGCCCACTCTTggtctctgtttccttatctggaaaatgaagGGATGCTGAGCCTGTAGCGCGGGCATCACAGGGTAGAAATGAGGTTcgagaaaagaaagcaattggAGGGTGCTCGTGAATGGTTCTTCCTCAGAGGGATGAGGAGGAAAACAATGACAACAGCTACAGGTAACAGTACTCAGGAGGTCCTGTGAGGTAGCTGTGGTTTTCATGGctctttacagaagaggaaacagtcTCAGGGAGGCCTGGCTGCATGATTGGGTGACACACACAGGGAGTATGGAGATGGCTAGTGGTATAAGCACTGTGCCAGGTGACTCACGCCAGTCCCTGGGGATCCAAGTGTGGGGTGGCTGGGGTGTAACTGGGGGAAGGGAAGACAGCCTCACTGTCCCTGTCCCTGACACCTGGCAGGCGGGGAGCTTTAAGGTGGCCACCCAGGAGAGGAACCACCAGAGAGCCCAGATGAGGCTGCGGAGGCAAAAGAAGGTGAGTGAGACTGTGGCATGGAGGGACCGCAGGGGATCAGAGGACAGGGCTCTTTTCCCCACCAGCTGGAGACCTCCATATCAACACAGCGGGggcttcctccccagccctgccctcctatGGCCACTGGGCCTGAAAAACCTCCATTGGAGAGACCAGAGCAAGGGTCTGGGAAAGCAGAACTCAGAGTGGATGTGGGGAAGGGTaaggctgggaccacaggcccttGTGACTTGTTAAAATCCCACCATAGAGGTAACTAGGAGTGATTGCCAGACTTGGAGGTCAGCTGGAATAGAGGAGGCAGAGAATTGGGAAAGGCAGCTGAGGGTCTTTGGCTGCTACAACTGGGAGACCTGGGGACGGGGGTTCTGGGAGACAGGGGCTGATGGGATTTCATGGGACAGGGCCTTGGGCAGGCACCTCAGGGTCAATACTCATCACCActacccctcccacctccccacccctccatggCACAGGGCGTGGTCCCCTTCCTGGGGGATTTTCTGACTGAGTTACACAGGTTGGATTCGGCCATCCCGGATGATCTGGATGTGAGTGAGCCTGGGGCAGGCTGCTTGGGAACCAGGATCCTGAGGCTTGGGAGGAGAGGGGCCTGGACCAAGCCTTTAGATCTCAGCCCTTGGAAAACCTCCTCTCCTGAGAGCCTCACAGCTGCTCCTGTGGGAGGGGGTGCCAGGCCCATCTCATTACCTCTGACTGACAGAGGCTCCATGGCAGTCACCAGTCCCTATCCCTGAGTGGTGAAGCTGCAGAGCTGCCTGACTGCAACGCTGCTGAGCTGTGGGCTGAGCTGGACTCAGCCTCTCCCTAGGGTAGTCCATAATAGGAGGGTGAAATTGAGCCTTTCCAAGGGCAGGCAATTCCAGGGTCACTGAGCACTTTCTTTCTACGAGAgacctcagtttctctgtctgtCATCTCAGAGGGTTGGGGCAGAAGGTCCCTGGGCCTCAGCTCCAATGCCCCCTGCCCTAGAGcccggagcctgaggcaggttcACGTTGTGTCATGTGCACATCCCCTGACCCTGGTGGCCCTGGCAGTAATGCAGCATGGgaagggatggggtggggctgtTGTGGGCCAGGGACCTTTCTGATGGGCTCTATCTGACTTCCAGggcaacagcaacaaaaggagGAAGGTGAGCAGCTGGGGCATTCACGTTGGATGAGGTTGGGGATGTGG from Macaca thibetana thibetana isolate TM-01 chromosome 10, ASM2454274v1, whole genome shotgun sequence harbors:
- the LOC126929625 gene encoding ral-GDS-related protein-like; protein product: MGSARQATDTSSPGSRAISLQSSTQQIKQELLDGFHFSTFFKEGQGPPATNHGQCWSAYENEICRMPTFQPGTGEKLLESLVPAFLTKPISSYATCLGPSWDFITVPHFLELLVRSTTTSILFTWPPENTSVCCQALQRSSFWIKLAFRTFTWPGLGLEDHQEIVLGQLVLPEPKEAKPEDPAPPPGQHPSTILALEPAPPLLADLRPALEPESPVALDAQGYLHSPPTPAPARAPAPGEGPPPGTVLEPQSASESPCPSPGTVKSQLSEELPDITTFPPRLLAEQLTLIDADLFKKVELYECLGSIWGQRHQKGSEHVAPTVCATIAHFNRLTNCVTTSCLGDHSMRARDRARVVEHWIKVARECLRLNNFSSVHAIISALHSNPIHRLHKTWAGVSSKSTKYLKELCKKDTAVKRDLLIKAGSFKVATQERNHQRAQMRLRRQKKGVVPFLGDFLTELHRLDSAIPDDLDGNSNKRRKEVRVLQEMQLLQVAAMNYRLRPLEKFVTCFSRMEQLSDKESYKLSCQLEPESQ